aaaaaaaaatgataccaTTGGAGTGCTGGAAACGCGGCGTTTTAAAAGCtattccattaaaaaaaaaaaacggaaagaCGTTTTGGGCTGATTATGTACGGCCCAATAGTTAACTATGGTTATCCAGAACGAGTTGGATCCAGTAACAATAACCTATGTCGTGACTTTCCATCGTCTAAACTCTAACGCGAAGCAGTCATCTGAAACCAAAgttttggagagagagagagtagagatgAGGTTGTTCGATCCATGGCCAGTGTTCTTCAAGAGGGAGTGGAAACGTTGTTGGCCGTTTCTCACCGGATTCGCCGTAACCGGCGTCCTCATCACCAAGCTCACCGCTGGATTCACTGGTAAAACTCTTTTCAGATCTGACCGATTCTTCTATAGAAATGATAGAAACCAATCCTTAATCGATCCTTATCTTCTGAACTAGATCGGATATAATCGAGTCCCTTTGTTATATATCGTGAATCTCGTGGTTGTGGAAaccataatttatataaatccGCTGATTGAATTTGCAGAGGAAGACGCCAAGAACTCCAAGTTCGTCCAGCAACACAGGCGGTAATCGTCTTACTCTTTCTATCAATCACGATTCACTAGCGTCGcatttcagattttttgaatTCTCTAATGTTTCATCTGCCATTTGGGAATTGAAATTCAGAAATTGAATGTGATTGCTCAGCACAATGTTAATTGAATCGCATTACTATTAGCTTAATGTCTCTTAACTAACACTTTCTCCTAATCACAATGCCTAGTGTTTGGTAGATCTGTATCTTTTTCTTGAATTTGCTTGATGTACTATAAGCCATTCATTCATATTTAGCTAGAGGTGCACTCATCCTCTAAACACTGTTACTCTGACAAAACAGTCTCAGTTTGAATCCTTGATTGATTTGGTTctgatatgtatatatgtacagGTTTTACTAACACTAACCATCCTCTGCACCTGTTCATGAATTTTTTTCAGGTGATCTACTCAAGTGAAATCTATTGCGCGAGTGCTTTCAGAGTTATTCTAATAAACATAAAAGAGAGAATCCTACATACTTATTGTTGATCTCTCGTTTCCTTTcatcttttgtctttttctcgAAACATTGCTAGTTTGAAATATGGATTGATTCCTCTCTTTTTGTTATCTTGAATCGAATGTAGATGGCTTACCATCATTAGTGTCAAATCTCATTGCAAGAGTTTACTAAGCAAACCACAGAGAATCTAACAACTTTCAGCATATATCGTAGCAATAGAACCTGCAGGCATTGTGACAAATCTAACGAAGCCAGTACAAGTATTCACCAACGTTGCGTCCACGCAAGAGATGAACGTAGGGCCTGAACTTATTCGCCAAACGCCAAAACAAATACATCCTATTCCTACTCTCCCGCATCACTCTCAGTGCCTTCAACACCACGTAATTCCCGTACTCACTCCTCGCCAGCCTCACCAAACTCTCTTCATCACGCCGCAGCAACTCTTCCACCACCATAACAGCCGCCGCCGCCTCCGTATCCAAAAGCGTCTGCACGACGTGGCTTCCAGACTTCGTAAAAGAAAGGCCAAAGCAACGGTCGCTGAGGCTAACTCCAACGTTATGCGTGCAACGCAAGTCATTCAATCTAAGCACGTGCTGGACCACGTAGTTCCCATGAGCGTGGTAGCTTAAGCGGAGAGCGTTTTGCGCCACTATGTCCAAGAGCCGGTCTCTGTAGAACAAATGGCCCAAGCCGTCTATGATTTTTTTCAGCACGGCGTAGCCGGTTCGGTTACACGCCAGGTGAATCGCGTTGTCGAGAACGTAGTCGTACATAGTTTTTTGCCTCTCCTGGTTGAAAACTTGCATCCCTTGCGTCCCAACTCTGGACGCCTCATAGTCGGTCATGAAGTTGACGAAGCGGCGCGTTATAGCGTTAAAGAAGAAGATGTCCAGGTCGTCTGTTATTCCGAGTAGCTCCTGTATGCGGTTGGAGCCGTTCTTGTTTCTTGCCATCTCCAAGAAACGATCGAGATCTGACGTCAGCAACAAGCCCATCAT
The window above is part of the Brassica napus cultivar Da-Ae chromosome C3, Da-Ae, whole genome shotgun sequence genome. Proteins encoded here:
- the LOC106387040 gene encoding ATP synthase small subunit 6-A, mitochondrial, with product MRLFDPWPVFFKREWKRCWPFLTGFAVTGVLITKLTAGFTEEDAKNSKFVQQHRR
- the LOC106387038 gene encoding LOW QUALITY PROTEIN: putative pumilio homolog 19 (The sequence of the model RefSeq protein was modified relative to this genomic sequence to represent the inferred CDS: inserted 4 bases in 3 codons) — encoded protein: MVNEITILQQRRHVVXYVHINRHHHSSLHISXTLSHSLQSHNQTPXHPSKTKSKELTYIMANGGDLRPTAAGSSIEQESPVVLPPPPREIPTANIPPARSTAPNTVNLTEENQFLVNSLRYYTALTHQERETFMQSLFNLMTSNEEDGAAQFREVVSRSDLPMMGLLLTSDLDRFLEMARNKNGSNRIQELLGITDDLDIFFFNAITRRFVNFMTDYEASRVGTQGMQVFNQERQKTMYDYVLDNAIHLACNRTGYAVLKKIIDGLGHLFYRDRLLDIVAQNALRLSYHAHGNYVVQHVLRLNDLRCTHNVGVSLSDRCFGLSFTKSGSHVVQTLLDTEAAAAVMVVEELLRRDEESLVRLARSEYGNYVVLKALRVMRESRNRMYLFWRLANKFRPYVHLLRGRNVGEYLYWLR